The sequence CTCTTCCTCCGTCTTCGCCGTACCGGTCATGCCCGCGAGCTTGTCGTACATCCGGAAGTAGTTCTGGAATGTGATCGTCGCGAGTGTCATCGATTCGTTCTGGACTTCGAGGCCTTCCTTCGCTTCGATCGCCTGGTGAAGTCCATCACTGTAACGGCGGCCTTTCATGAGACGGCCGGTGAACGAGTCGACGATGATGACTTCGCCTTCCTGCACGACATAGTCTACGTCGATATGCATGCTGACATGCGCTTTCAGCGACTGATTGATCGTATGGTTGAGTGTGACGTGCTGCAGATCGAACAGGTTGTCAATGCCGAACGCTTTCTCCGCCTTCTCAATTCCCGATTCGGTCAGCGTAACCCCTTTGGTCGTTTCCTCGAACGTGTAATCGTCCTCTTTTTTCAGCGTCGCGACGAACTGGTTCGCAAGCCGGTACAGTTCAGCCGACTTCGCAGCCTGTCCCGAGATGATGAGCGGTGTCCGCGCTTCGTCGATCAGGATGGAGTCGACTTCGTCAATGACGGCATAATGGAGCGGCCGCTGGACCTTGTGCTCGCTGTACAGCACCATGTTGTCCCGCAGATAGTCGAAGCCGAGTTCGTTGTTCGTCGTATACGTGACGTCCGCTGCGTAGGCTTCCCGTTTCTCGTCCTTGCCGAGGCTGTTCATGTTCAGGCCGACCGTGAGGCCGAGGAACTCGTACAGCTGCCCCATTTCCTGAGCATCCCGGGAGGCGAGGTATTCGTTGACCGTGACGACGTGCACGCCTTTGCCGTCGAGGGCATTCAAATACACGGCGAGTGTCGACGTCAGCGTCTTCCCTTCCCCGGTTTTCATCTCCGCGATGTTGCCTTCGTGAAGGGCGGCTGCCCCGATGATCTGAACGCGGAACGGATACAGGCCGAGCACACGGCGCGCCGCTTCGCGGACGACCGCGAACGCTTCCGGCTGGATGTCGTCCAGCGTCTCCCCGTTCGCGACACGCTGCTGGAATTCCGCCGTTTTGGCTGTCAGCTCTTCATCGGAGAGCTTTTCCATATCGCCGGCGAGCGCTTCGGTCTGATCTGCAATTTTTTCAAGCCGTTTCAAATCACGTTTATTCGGATCAAACATTTTATTCAATACGCTTAGCATAATTTGGTCACATCCTCATAAAGTTCACCCTTCATTTTAACATTGTGAAACAGAGGGCGCAAATGCCATGCAAGGAACTTTCCGACTTTTGGGAAGGGTGTGCGGTTCGGCGGAGGAATGGAGCGGTAGGCGGGCGGAATGGAGCGGTTCGCCTGTGGTATTGATCGGTCAGCGGTATTGAGCGGCTCACCGATGGAATTGATCGCTTTGCCTGTGGTTTTGATCGCTTCGCTGGTGGAATGGAGCGGTTCGGCAGTGGTATTGAGCGGTTCGCCGTTGTTATTGATCGGTTCGCCTGTGGTATTGAGCGGTTCGCCGGCGTTATTGATCACTTCGCCTGTGGAATTGATAGGTTCGCCAGCAGGCATACGAAAACCACCCGGCGCATGGCCGGGCGGTTGGGGTTTATCAGTTATCAAGTTGCTTCGATCAGGCCGTATTTGCCGTCACGGCGCTTGTAGACGATGTTCGTCGCGTCGGATTCCCCATCCGTGAAGATGAAGAAATCGTGTCCGAGCATGTTCATCTGGAGGATGGCCTCTTCCTGGTCCATCGGCTTCAGGTCGAGCTGCTTCGTACGCACGACATTGAATTCGTTCTCATCTTCGGCATCCTGCTCCTTCGATTCGTTCTCGACGGACTGCTGCATGAATGCCGCAACGCCTTCCCGCTCGCGGAACTTGCGGTTGACGCGTGTTTTATATTTACGGATCTGCCGCTCGAGCTTGTCGACGATCAGATCGACCGCTGCATACAGATCGTTATGCCGTTCTTCTGCACGGAGTGTCAAATTTTTCATGGGAATCGTGATTTCCACTTTCGTCTGCTTGTCATTGTAAACTTTCAGGTTCACATGGGCAGTGGCGTTCGCCCCTTCAGTGAAATAGCGTTCCAGCTTATTCACTTTCTTCTCGACATACTCCCGGATTGCCGGAGTCACCTCGACGTTTTCGCCACGAATGTTGAAGTCTAACATATTAAACTCCTCCTTTGATTTGACCCTGCCTTATACTTCGGCATACCTTCCGCAAAACCCTTCTTTTCCAATGGAAAATAAAAAAGAATTTTGGCGGTTTGTGCGGCCCGGCAATTCAGGCCGTCACGTCCGTTCCGACTGTCGCCGCAGCTTCAGGTCGCTCACAATCCGGGCGGCGGTCAATGCGTCTTCATCGAAATCGATGCCGTACGTCCAGTCGTCGCCGGCCGCTTCCTTCCAGACGATGACGCCGTCTGTCGCAATCGGCTCCTGGTACACGTTGAACCGGAGTCGGATCGCCACTTCTTCGCGGTTGACCGGGATGTCGAACGCTGTCCGCATCCTGGTGCCGCCGGGACTGATGTCGAGCAGGACCGCGTCGCCCGTG comes from Sporosarcina trichiuri and encodes:
- the hpf gene encoding ribosome hibernation-promoting factor, HPF/YfiA family, translated to MLDFNIRGENVEVTPAIREYVEKKVNKLERYFTEGANATAHVNLKVYNDKQTKVEITIPMKNLTLRAEERHNDLYAAVDLIVDKLERQIRKYKTRVNRKFREREGVAAFMQQSVENESKEQDAEDENEFNVVRTKQLDLKPMDQEEAILQMNMLGHDFFIFTDGESDATNIVYKRRDGKYGLIEAT
- a CDS encoding PilZ domain-containing protein, with the protein product MHYKRDEAFRFPFSEPVPAEFSLYLKKGSQTGTGTGDAVLLDISPGGTRMRTAFDIPVNREEVAIRLRFNVYQEPIATDGVIVWKEAAGDDWTYGIDFDEDALTAARIVSDLKLRRQSERT